In Nocardioides conyzicola, one genomic interval encodes:
- a CDS encoding bile acid:sodium symporter family protein: MDSALTTVALPLALGIIMFGLGLSLTPDDFRRVASAPRAVAVALGCQLILLPVVCFGLVKLLDLSPLLAVGMMLLAASPGGTSANLFSHLFRGDVALNVTLTAINSIVSIISLPLITNFAINHYDLGDTVSLQFGKVVEVFAIVLVPVLLGMLVRAKAAAFAARMDRPVRIGSAVILAVLVLGILVDQREDAAGYLADVGLAAGLFCAISLVTGYVVPRAAGVRESQAVASSMEIGVHNATLAIYVAVEVLDSTEISIPAAVYSIFMFALATLWGFVLTKRLARTPQPV; the protein is encoded by the coding sequence ATGGACTCCGCCCTCACCACGGTCGCGCTGCCCCTGGCGCTCGGCATCATCATGTTCGGTCTCGGGCTCTCGCTCACCCCGGACGACTTCCGGCGGGTGGCCTCCGCGCCCCGCGCGGTGGCGGTCGCGCTGGGCTGCCAGCTCATCCTGCTGCCGGTGGTCTGCTTCGGCCTGGTGAAGCTGCTCGACCTGTCGCCGCTGCTGGCCGTCGGCATGATGCTGCTCGCGGCGTCGCCGGGCGGCACCAGCGCCAACCTGTTCAGCCACCTCTTCCGCGGCGACGTGGCGCTCAACGTCACCCTGACCGCGATCAACTCGATCGTCTCGATCATCTCGCTGCCGCTCATCACCAACTTCGCGATCAACCACTACGACCTGGGCGACACGGTCTCCCTGCAGTTCGGCAAGGTCGTGGAGGTGTTCGCGATCGTCCTGGTGCCGGTGCTGCTCGGCATGCTGGTGCGCGCGAAGGCGGCCGCGTTCGCGGCGCGGATGGACAGGCCGGTCCGGATCGGGTCCGCGGTGATCCTGGCCGTCCTGGTCCTCGGCATCCTGGTCGACCAGCGGGAGGACGCGGCCGGCTACCTCGCCGACGTCGGCCTGGCCGCCGGCCTCTTCTGCGCGATCTCGCTCGTGACCGGGTACGTCGTGCCGCGCGCCGCCGGCGTACGCGAGTCCCAGGCGGTGGCCTCGTCGATGGAGATCGGCGTCCACAACGCGACCCTGGCGATCTACGTCGCCGTCGAGGTCCTCGACAGCACCGAGATCTCGATCCCGGCCGCGGTCTACTCGATCTTCATGTTCGCGCTTGCGACGCTGTGGGGCTTCGTGCTCACCAAGCGGCTGGCCCGGACGCCCCAGCCGGTCTGA
- a CDS encoding ABC transporter permease, which produces MSTTAPLGHALDISTTQPTPFHRLVRVELRKSYDTRASFWLLMVIALIVLATEVIVLIVTTVNDESIQFGDFIGAAAFMTSFLLPVLGIMLVTSEWGQRTAMVTFALEPRRPRVIAAKAVVGVLLTLGTVVVAIVLGLVCNLLYGAIQGQADWTFGWAGFFAFIVNQTFAMLGGFALAALLLNTAGAIVVFFIYKWVLPILIGIGAALMGWFDRLAPWIDFLSAQNELYDWPLTGDQWAHLVVSGFIWLVVPLVIGVWRILRAEVK; this is translated from the coding sequence GTGAGCACCACGGCGCCCCTCGGGCACGCGCTGGACATCTCCACCACCCAGCCCACGCCCTTCCACCGGCTCGTCCGGGTGGAGCTGCGCAAGTCCTACGACACCCGGGCCAGCTTCTGGCTGCTGATGGTGATCGCGCTGATCGTGCTGGCGACCGAGGTCATCGTCCTGATCGTCACGACGGTCAACGACGAGTCGATCCAGTTCGGCGACTTCATCGGGGCGGCGGCGTTCATGACGTCGTTCCTGCTGCCGGTGCTCGGGATCATGCTGGTCACCAGCGAGTGGGGCCAGCGCACGGCGATGGTGACCTTCGCGCTGGAGCCGCGGCGGCCGAGGGTGATCGCCGCCAAGGCGGTCGTCGGGGTGCTGCTGACGCTGGGCACCGTCGTGGTGGCGATCGTGCTCGGCCTGGTGTGCAACCTGCTGTACGGCGCGATCCAGGGCCAGGCCGACTGGACCTTCGGGTGGGCGGGCTTCTTCGCGTTCATCGTCAACCAGACCTTCGCCATGCTCGGCGGCTTCGCCCTGGCCGCGCTGCTGCTCAACACGGCCGGCGCGATCGTCGTCTTCTTCATCTACAAGTGGGTGCTGCCGATCCTGATCGGGATCGGTGCCGCCCTGATGGGATGGTTCGACCGCCTGGCGCCGTGGATCGACTTCCTGTCGGCCCAGAACGAGCTCTACGACTGGCCGCTGACCGGCGACCAGTGGGCCCACCTCGTGGTCTCCGGCTTCATCTGGCTGGTGGTGCCCCTCGTGATCGGCGTCTGGCGGATCCTCCGCGCCGAGGTCAAGTAG
- a CDS encoding transglutaminase family protein, translating into MDRTVGAELGITAFGECQLELQIAVARTPGLDVTEQFSVVHESGAEITPVEVAVPHDGRLHLVTLPPGFSRVTYQAQVRGSAELPEPSLADLSLYRRPSRYIESDTFGGFAVSEFGNVSDGDLLAAVSSWVGTRLVYVPGSSGPTTGATDTLLSGAGVCRDYAHLVIALLRAIRVPARLTAVYAPGCDPMDFHAVVEAFVSGAWYVVDATALAPRTSLVRIATGRDAADTAFMTTVTGNVNLDWSSVTAVADDGLPTDDLNQLVALH; encoded by the coding sequence ATGGACAGGACCGTGGGCGCCGAGCTGGGCATCACCGCCTTCGGCGAGTGCCAGCTGGAGCTGCAGATCGCCGTCGCCCGGACTCCCGGGCTGGACGTCACCGAGCAGTTCTCGGTCGTGCACGAGAGCGGCGCCGAGATCACCCCCGTCGAGGTGGCCGTGCCGCACGACGGTCGGCTCCACCTCGTGACCCTGCCTCCCGGCTTCTCGCGGGTCACCTACCAGGCCCAGGTGCGGGGCAGCGCCGAGCTGCCGGAGCCCTCGCTGGCGGACCTGTCGCTCTACCGCCGGCCCAGCCGCTACATCGAGTCCGACACGTTCGGTGGCTTCGCGGTCTCCGAGTTCGGCAACGTCAGCGACGGCGACCTGCTCGCCGCCGTCTCGTCATGGGTCGGCACCCGCCTGGTCTACGTCCCGGGCAGCAGCGGGCCGACGACCGGCGCGACCGACACTCTACTGAGCGGCGCCGGCGTCTGCCGGGACTACGCCCACCTGGTGATCGCGCTGCTGCGCGCGATCCGGGTCCCGGCGCGCCTCACCGCCGTCTACGCGCCGGGGTGCGACCCGATGGACTTCCACGCGGTCGTCGAGGCCTTCGTCTCCGGCGCCTGGTACGTCGTCGACGCGACCGCCCTCGCGCCGCGCACCTCGCTGGTGCGGATCGCCACCGGCCGCGACGCCGCGGACACGGCCTTCATGACCACGGTCACCGGCAACGTCAACCTCGACTGGTCCTCTGTCACGGCGGTCGCCGACGACGGGCTGCCGACCGACGACCTCAACCAGCTGGTCGCCCTGCACTGA
- a CDS encoding co-chaperone GroES, whose translation MLHDRVLVEVDREAGERRSSGGIVIPATAAMGARRLAWSKVVAVGPQARAVEVGDKVLFDAEDKSEVEVHGELYVVMRERDVHAVAAERVGDQATGLYL comes from the coding sequence ATGCTCCACGACCGGGTCCTCGTCGAGGTCGACCGTGAGGCCGGCGAACGCCGCTCCTCGGGCGGGATCGTCATCCCCGCCACCGCCGCCATGGGCGCGCGCCGCCTCGCCTGGTCCAAGGTGGTCGCGGTCGGGCCGCAGGCGCGGGCCGTCGAGGTCGGCGACAAGGTGCTCTTCGACGCCGAGGACAAGTCCGAGGTCGAGGTCCACGGCGAGCTCTACGTCGTGATGCGCGAGCGGGACGTGCACGCCGTCGCCGCCGAGCGGGTCGGCGACCAGGCCACCGGTCTCTACCTCTAG
- a CDS encoding DUF3618 domain-containing protein: MSKDDSLSALEREIEQTREQLATTIDQLLYRAHPKTIVSREVSSIKAHFVDAETGAPRTDNILKVVGGVVGVVALFVVIRKVVN; this comes from the coding sequence GTGAGCAAGGACGATTCGTTGTCCGCTCTCGAGCGCGAGATCGAGCAGACCAGGGAGCAACTGGCGACGACGATCGACCAGCTCCTCTACCGCGCGCACCCGAAGACGATCGTGAGCCGCGAGGTCAGCAGCATCAAGGCGCACTTCGTGGACGCCGAGACCGGCGCGCCGCGCACCGACAACATCCTCAAGGTCGTCGGTGGCGTCGTCGGCGTGGTCGCGCTGTTCGTGGTCATCCGCAAGGTCGTCAACTGA
- the cbiQ gene encoding cobalt ECF transporter T component CbiQ encodes MGAGHGHKLHFHGHSAIHRVPAHLKILTLLAFMIVVVATPRDWYAAFAVYALAIAVVIGVSRVPPTYLLKRTVVEVPFVFFAVLLPFVATGPQTEVLGVSVSQHGLEAGIALLVKGTLGVLASLTLAATTEPTELLHGLERLRLPQQLVQIMAFMVRYLDVVTGEMQRMKVARESRGFTARNPRHWPVLARSAGALFIRSYERGERVHLAMLSRGYTGKMPR; translated from the coding sequence GTGGGCGCCGGGCACGGTCACAAGCTGCACTTCCACGGCCACTCGGCGATCCACCGCGTCCCCGCGCACCTGAAGATCCTCACGCTGCTCGCGTTCATGATCGTCGTGGTCGCGACGCCGCGGGACTGGTACGCCGCGTTCGCGGTCTACGCCCTCGCGATCGCCGTGGTCATCGGCGTCTCGCGGGTGCCCCCGACGTACCTGCTCAAGCGCACCGTCGTGGAGGTCCCCTTCGTCTTCTTCGCCGTGCTGCTGCCCTTCGTCGCCACCGGCCCGCAGACCGAGGTGCTCGGGGTGAGCGTCAGCCAGCACGGGCTCGAGGCCGGGATCGCGCTGCTCGTGAAGGGCACGCTCGGCGTCCTCGCCAGCCTGACCCTGGCCGCCACCACGGAGCCGACCGAGCTGCTGCACGGCCTGGAGCGCCTGCGGCTGCCGCAGCAGCTCGTCCAGATCATGGCGTTCATGGTCCGCTACCTCGACGTCGTCACCGGTGAGATGCAGCGGATGAAGGTCGCCCGGGAGTCGCGCGGCTTCACGGCGCGCAACCCGCGGCACTGGCCGGTGCTGGCCCGGTCGGCCGGCGCGCTCTTCATCCGGTCCTACGAGCGCGGCGAGCGGGTCCACCTGGCGATGCTGTCGCGCGGCTACACCGGCAAGATGCCACGGTGA
- a CDS encoding energy-coupling factor ABC transporter permease yields the protein MHVPDGFLDAPTSAATGAFAAVCVGTALVRARKELDDKTAPMAGLVAAFVFAVQMLNFPVGVGTSGHLMGGALAAVLVGPWTAVLCMSVVFLVQCLFFADGGITALGTNITLMGLTTVAVGYLVFKLMQAVLPKRLSLVPLQAGVGAFVSVPVAAFLFVALYAVGGATHLDLDKLATAMVGVHVLIGIGEGVITFLAVSAILAVRPDLVYGARPVLERRELEIRTTASETEAAA from the coding sequence ATGCACGTCCCCGACGGCTTCCTCGACGCGCCGACCTCGGCCGCCACCGGCGCGTTCGCCGCCGTCTGCGTCGGCACCGCCCTCGTCCGGGCGCGCAAGGAGCTGGACGACAAGACCGCACCGATGGCGGGGCTCGTCGCGGCGTTCGTCTTCGCGGTCCAGATGCTCAACTTCCCGGTGGGGGTCGGCACCAGCGGTCACCTGATGGGCGGGGCGCTCGCGGCCGTGCTCGTAGGTCCGTGGACGGCGGTGCTGTGCATGAGCGTGGTCTTCCTCGTCCAGTGCCTCTTCTTCGCCGACGGCGGGATCACCGCCCTGGGCACCAACATCACGCTGATGGGCCTCACCACGGTGGCGGTCGGCTACCTGGTGTTCAAGCTGATGCAGGCCGTCCTGCCGAAGCGGCTCTCGCTGGTGCCGCTGCAGGCGGGCGTCGGCGCGTTCGTGTCGGTCCCGGTCGCGGCCTTCCTCTTCGTCGCCCTGTACGCCGTCGGTGGTGCCACCCACCTGGACCTCGACAAGCTCGCGACCGCGATGGTGGGCGTCCACGTCCTCATCGGCATCGGCGAGGGCGTCATCACGTTCCTGGCGGTCAGCGCGATCCTCGCCGTACGGCCCGACCTCGTGTACGGCGCGCGCCCGGTGCTGGAGCGCCGGGAGCTCGAGATCCGCACCACCGCCTCGGAGACGGAGGCGGCGGCGTGA
- a CDS encoding PDGLE domain-containing protein, whose amino-acid sequence MRRPSTKAVLLGVLLVALVLAGVVSRFASGSPDGLSKVSQDHGFAGSERTHDSVFGGYGSVSGVIGVLVVLALAGGLAYLARRRRSRDERP is encoded by the coding sequence GTGAGGCGGCCCAGCACCAAGGCGGTGCTGCTCGGCGTCCTGCTGGTGGCACTGGTCCTGGCGGGGGTCGTCAGCCGGTTCGCGAGCGGCAGCCCCGACGGTCTCTCCAAGGTCTCCCAGGACCACGGCTTCGCCGGCAGCGAGCGCACCCACGACAGCGTCTTCGGGGGCTACGGCAGCGTGTCCGGCGTCATCGGCGTGCTCGTCGTGCTGGCGCTGGCGGGCGGCCTCGCCTACCTGGCTCGCCGGCGCCGGTCGCGGGACGAGCGTCCCTGA
- a CDS encoding ABC transporter permease, giving the protein MSATAPGLGHALDISSTSPTPFGRLVLVELRKTWDTRAGLWLLISTAILTGLVMAIQLAVVVAQDLQVSYNDFLTSTNFSIGLLLPVIGILLLTSEWSQRTAMVTFSLEPRRPHVIAAKFVVGIALAVVAVVIALVLAAICNALYGALSGDTVVWDQSVQQTAYFVLLQVIGMLTGFAFAALLLNSPAAIVLYMVYSFVIPTIFGLGAALIGWFEDIRPWIDFNDAQTGLFDGTGMSGSEWTHFAVSGLIWLVVPLTIGVSRVLRAEVK; this is encoded by the coding sequence ATGAGTGCCACCGCCCCCGGGCTCGGCCACGCGCTCGACATCTCCTCGACCTCCCCGACGCCCTTCGGCCGACTCGTGCTCGTCGAGCTGCGCAAGACCTGGGACACCCGGGCCGGGCTGTGGCTGCTGATCTCGACGGCGATCCTCACCGGGCTCGTGATGGCGATCCAGCTGGCGGTCGTGGTCGCCCAGGACCTCCAGGTCTCCTACAACGACTTCCTGACCTCCACGAACTTCTCCATCGGGCTCCTGCTCCCGGTCATCGGCATCCTGCTGCTGACCAGCGAGTGGAGCCAGCGCACGGCGATGGTCACGTTCTCGCTCGAGCCCCGCCGTCCGCACGTGATCGCCGCCAAGTTCGTCGTCGGCATCGCGCTGGCGGTCGTGGCCGTCGTCATCGCGCTGGTGCTCGCGGCGATCTGCAACGCCCTGTACGGCGCCCTCTCCGGCGACACGGTCGTCTGGGACCAGAGCGTCCAGCAGACGGCGTACTTCGTGCTCCTGCAGGTGATCGGCATGCTGACCGGCTTCGCCTTCGCGGCGCTGCTGCTCAACTCGCCGGCCGCGATCGTGCTCTACATGGTCTACTCGTTCGTCATCCCGACGATCTTCGGTCTCGGCGCTGCGCTGATCGGCTGGTTCGAGGACATCCGGCCGTGGATCGACTTCAACGACGCCCAGACCGGCCTCTTCGACGGCACCGGGATGTCCGGGTCCGAGTGGACGCACTTCGCGGTCTCGGGCCTCATCTGGCTCGTCGTCCCCTTGACCATCGGCGTCTCGCGGGTCCTGCGCGCGGAGGTGAAATAG
- a CDS encoding lysophospholipid acyltransferase family protein translates to MKRHFFVRRNLARLLLKLSRWKTVGEVPRKGILVGAPHTSNWDWVLTMLLAWDNDVQIRLLVKDSFFKGPLAPIMRASGAVELDRANPGATIKALLADAETDETFLLGIAAEGTRSKSDYWKSGFYRISQQTGLPITLAFLDAPSRTVGWGPTFPVTGDVSADMDRIRAFFADKTGIKPEGTTEPRLREEDR, encoded by the coding sequence ATGAAGCGGCACTTCTTCGTCCGCCGCAACCTGGCGCGCCTGCTGCTGAAGCTGTCTCGCTGGAAGACCGTCGGCGAGGTGCCGCGCAAGGGCATCCTGGTCGGCGCCCCGCACACGTCCAACTGGGACTGGGTGCTCACGATGCTGCTGGCGTGGGACAACGACGTGCAGATCCGGCTGCTGGTCAAGGACTCGTTCTTCAAGGGACCGCTCGCGCCGATCATGCGGGCCAGCGGAGCCGTCGAGCTCGACCGGGCCAACCCGGGTGCCACGATCAAGGCCCTGCTGGCCGACGCCGAGACCGACGAGACGTTCCTGCTCGGCATCGCCGCCGAGGGCACCCGGAGCAAGAGCGACTACTGGAAGTCCGGCTTCTACCGGATCTCCCAGCAGACCGGGCTGCCGATCACGCTCGCGTTCCTCGACGCACCCTCGCGCACGGTCGGCTGGGGTCCGACCTTCCCGGTGACCGGCGACGTCTCCGCCGACATGGACCGGATCCGTGCTTTCTTCGCCGACAAGACCGGCATCAAGCCCGAGGGCACGACCGAGCCCCGCCTGCGCGAGGAAGACCGGTAG
- the bcp gene encoding thioredoxin-dependent thiol peroxidase, with the protein MSQRLSPGDTAPEFTLTNDAGEEVGLSDFLGRKVIVYFYPAAMTPGCTKQACDFTDSLDSLQAAGYEVVGISPDKPAKLAKFRERDGLTITLLSDPDKMVLTEYGAFGEKKLYGKVVEGVIRSTVVVDEDGKVFLAQYNVKATGHVAKLRRDLELNNADEEPR; encoded by the coding sequence GTGAGCCAGCGCCTCTCCCCCGGTGACACCGCTCCCGAGTTCACGCTCACCAACGACGCCGGCGAGGAGGTGGGTCTCAGCGACTTCCTCGGTCGCAAGGTGATCGTGTACTTCTACCCCGCCGCGATGACGCCCGGCTGCACCAAGCAGGCCTGCGACTTCACCGACTCCCTCGACTCGCTGCAGGCCGCGGGCTACGAGGTCGTCGGCATCTCCCCCGACAAGCCGGCCAAGCTGGCGAAGTTCCGCGAGCGCGACGGCCTCACCATCACGCTGCTCTCGGACCCGGACAAGATGGTCCTCACCGAGTACGGCGCGTTCGGCGAGAAGAAGCTCTACGGCAAGGTCGTCGAGGGCGTCATCCGCTCCACGGTGGTCGTCGACGAGGACGGCAAGGTCTTCCTGGCGCAGTACAACGTCAAGGCCACCGGCCACGTCGCCAAGCTGCGGCGCGACCTCGAGCTCAACAACGCGGACGAGGAGCCGCGCTGA
- a CDS encoding ABC transporter ATP-binding protein: MTTPVLDVRGLAYAYPDGHQALFGVDLHVHRGERVALLGPNGAGKTTLVLHLNGIHTAGAGTVSVSGLPVEKANLAEIRRRVGIVFQDPDDQLFMGTVRADVAFGPANLGIKGAELDRRVMHALEQVGMAEHVDRPPHHLSFGQRRRVAVATVLVMEPEILVLDEPSSNLDPASRRELADILRSLDVTVLMVTHDLPYALELCPRSVVLSGGTVVADGATYDVLTDEELMRAHRLELPFGFDPRTAMPRP, translated from the coding sequence GTGACCACCCCCGTCCTCGACGTCCGCGGCCTGGCCTACGCCTACCCCGACGGCCACCAGGCGCTCTTCGGCGTCGACCTGCACGTCCACCGCGGCGAGCGGGTCGCGCTGCTCGGGCCCAACGGCGCCGGCAAGACGACACTCGTGCTGCACCTCAACGGGATCCACACCGCGGGTGCCGGCACCGTCTCCGTGAGCGGCCTCCCGGTCGAGAAGGCCAACCTGGCGGAGATCCGCCGCCGCGTCGGCATCGTCTTCCAGGACCCCGACGACCAGCTCTTCATGGGCACCGTCCGCGCCGACGTCGCCTTCGGGCCCGCCAACCTCGGCATCAAGGGTGCCGAGCTGGACCGCCGCGTCATGCACGCACTGGAGCAGGTCGGGATGGCGGAGCACGTCGACCGCCCGCCGCACCACCTGTCCTTCGGGCAGCGCCGCCGGGTCGCGGTCGCGACCGTGCTCGTGATGGAGCCGGAGATCCTGGTGCTGGACGAGCCCTCCTCCAACCTCGATCCCGCCTCGCGGCGTGAGCTCGCCGACATCCTGCGCTCGCTCGACGTCACCGTGCTGATGGTGACCCACGACCTGCCGTACGCCCTCGAGCTCTGCCCGCGCTCCGTCGTGCTCAGCGGCGGCACGGTCGTGGCCGACGGGGCGACGTACGACGTGCTCACCGACGAGGAGCTGATGCGAGCCCACCGCCTCGAGCTGCCCTTCGGATTCGACCCGCGTACGGCGATGCCCCGGCCCTGA
- the rph gene encoding ribonuclease PH, whose protein sequence is MSAREDGRADDELRPVTITRNWLDHAAGSVLIEFGKTKVLCAASASPGVPRWRKGSGLGWVTAEYAMLPASTNTRSDRESVKGRIGGRTHEISRLIGRSLRAVIDYEALGENTIQLDCDVLQADGGTRTAAITGAYVALADAVAHLRSTGALTGEPLTGSVAAISVGIIDGVPRLDLPYVEDVRAETDMNVVMTGEGKFVEVQGTAEGAAFDRAELDALLALAEKGCVDLSRLQQEALAR, encoded by the coding sequence ATGAGTGCACGCGAAGACGGCCGGGCTGACGACGAGCTGCGACCGGTGACGATCACCCGCAACTGGCTCGACCACGCGGCGGGCTCGGTCCTGATCGAGTTCGGCAAGACCAAGGTGCTGTGTGCCGCCTCGGCGTCGCCCGGCGTGCCGCGGTGGCGCAAGGGCTCGGGCCTGGGCTGGGTGACGGCGGAGTACGCGATGCTGCCCGCCTCGACCAACACCCGCTCGGACCGCGAGTCGGTCAAGGGCCGGATCGGCGGGCGCACGCACGAGATCAGCCGGCTGATCGGTCGCTCGCTGCGCGCCGTCATCGACTACGAGGCGCTCGGTGAGAACACCATCCAGCTCGACTGCGACGTTCTCCAGGCCGACGGCGGCACCCGCACGGCGGCCATCACCGGGGCGTACGTCGCCCTGGCCGACGCGGTCGCGCACCTGCGCTCGACCGGTGCGCTCACGGGCGAGCCGCTGACGGGGAGCGTCGCGGCGATCAGCGTCGGCATCATCGACGGCGTCCCGCGCCTCGACCTGCCGTACGTCGAGGACGTCCGCGCCGAGACCGACATGAACGTCGTGATGACCGGCGAGGGCAAGTTCGTCGAGGTGCAGGGCACCGCCGAGGGGGCCGCGTTCGACCGCGCCGAGCTCGACGCGCTGCTGGCGCTGGCCGAGAAGGGCTGCGTCGACCTCTCCCGGCTCCAGCAGGAGGCGCTGGCCCGATGA
- the rdgB gene encoding RdgB/HAM1 family non-canonical purine NTP pyrophosphatase codes for MRVFLASRNLKKIAEMERILREHLPDVEVLGIDQVDGYDEPVEDQSTFEGNALLKARAGVLATGLPSLADDSGLCVDALNGMPGVLSARWSGPPKDDARNNQLLLAQLEDVPDERRTAHFHCAVAFCHPGGEELTSGTMPGRVVREVRGNGGFGYDVLFEAEARPGLTTAELSIEDKDAISHRGWALRRMSPIVARILR; via the coding sequence ATGAGGGTCTTCCTCGCCTCGCGCAACCTCAAGAAGATCGCGGAGATGGAGCGGATCCTCCGCGAGCACCTCCCCGACGTCGAGGTCCTCGGCATCGACCAGGTCGACGGCTACGACGAGCCGGTCGAGGACCAGTCGACGTTCGAGGGCAACGCGCTGCTCAAGGCGCGGGCCGGCGTGCTCGCGACCGGGCTCCCGTCGCTGGCCGACGACAGCGGGCTCTGCGTGGACGCGCTCAACGGGATGCCCGGCGTGCTGTCCGCGCGCTGGTCCGGCCCGCCCAAGGACGACGCCCGCAACAACCAGCTGCTGCTGGCCCAGCTCGAGGACGTGCCCGACGAGCGGCGTACGGCCCACTTCCACTGTGCCGTCGCGTTCTGCCACCCGGGCGGCGAGGAGCTGACCAGCGGCACCATGCCCGGCCGGGTCGTCCGCGAGGTCCGCGGGAACGGGGGGTTCGGGTACGACGTGCTCTTCGAGGCCGAGGCCCGTCCGGGCCTCACGACCGCGGAGCTCAGCATCGAGGACAAGGACGCGATCTCGCACCGGGGGTGGGCGCTGCGGCGGATGTCCCCGATCGTCGCCCGGATCCTGCGATGA
- a CDS encoding ABC transporter ATP-binding protein: MITVEGLTRKYGSFTAVDNVSFVCQPGRVTGFLGPNGAGKTTTMRIMVGLTSPTSGRVTIGGHLYQDIPNPGRHVGVLLDASAQHAGRTGREILELGARTMGLERSRVDEMLELVSLTPGEAKRRLRNYSLGMKQRLGIAHALLGDPSVLILDEPANGLDPAGIRWMRGLLRGYAERGGTVLLSSHLLNEVELIADEMILIGHGKIVAQGDKKSLLAGAAGSGSTFVTALDNHALGEALTAKGFVVACAGDGLRVETEPVEVGRTAAERAIVLTDLRAADGGLEDLFLALTSDTQREGLS; encoded by the coding sequence ATGATCACGGTCGAAGGACTCACTCGGAAGTACGGCAGCTTCACCGCCGTGGACAACGTCAGCTTCGTCTGCCAGCCGGGCAGGGTGACCGGCTTCCTCGGTCCCAACGGCGCCGGCAAGACGACCACGATGCGCATCATGGTCGGGCTCACGTCGCCGACCTCCGGGCGGGTGACCATCGGCGGTCACCTCTACCAGGACATCCCCAACCCGGGCCGGCACGTCGGCGTCCTGCTCGACGCCTCCGCCCAGCACGCCGGCCGCACCGGCCGCGAGATCCTCGAGCTCGGGGCCCGGACCATGGGACTCGAGCGCTCCCGGGTCGACGAGATGCTCGAGCTCGTCTCGCTCACCCCGGGCGAGGCCAAGCGCCGGCTCCGCAACTACTCGCTCGGCATGAAGCAGCGCCTCGGCATCGCCCACGCGCTCCTCGGTGACCCGTCCGTGCTGATCCTCGACGAGCCGGCCAACGGCCTCGACCCCGCCGGCATCCGCTGGATGCGCGGCCTCCTCCGGGGGTACGCAGAGCGCGGCGGCACGGTCCTGCTGTCCAGCCACCTGCTCAACGAGGTCGAGCTGATCGCCGACGAGATGATCCTCATCGGCCACGGCAAGATCGTCGCGCAGGGCGACAAGAAGTCGCTGCTGGCCGGCGCTGCCGGATCGGGCTCGACGTTCGTCACCGCGCTCGACAACCACGCGCTCGGCGAGGCGCTGACGGCCAAGGGCTTCGTGGTCGCCTGCGCGGGCGACGGTCTGCGCGTGGAGACGGAGCCGGTCGAGGTGGGCCGCACCGCCGCGGAGAGGGCGATCGTGCTGACCGACCTGCGAGCCGCGGACGGCGGGCTCGAGGACCTGTTCCTCGCGCTCACCTCCGACACGCAGCGGGAGGGACTGTCATGA
- a CDS encoding PPOX class F420-dependent oxidoreductase, translating to MEIQQALDAVRANKQAILTTIKRDGRPQLSNVLAAVGDDGLIRVSTTADRAKHANLRRTPWAAIHVNGGDFWSYAVVEGDVTLSDVVADAHDEAAEELVELYRALAGEHEDWDDYRAALVRDRRVVVRVVPTHAYGMLR from the coding sequence ATGGAGATCCAGCAGGCCCTCGATGCCGTCCGCGCCAACAAGCAGGCGATCCTCACCACCATCAAGCGGGACGGCCGACCGCAGCTGTCCAACGTCCTGGCCGCCGTCGGCGACGACGGCCTGATCCGGGTCTCGACCACCGCCGACCGGGCGAAGCACGCCAACCTGCGCCGTACGCCGTGGGCGGCGATCCACGTCAACGGCGGGGACTTCTGGTCGTACGCCGTCGTCGAGGGCGACGTCACGCTCTCGGACGTCGTCGCGGACGCCCACGACGAGGCCGCCGAGGAGCTGGTCGAGCTCTACCGCGCCCTGGCGGGCGAGCACGAGGACTGGGACGACTACCGGGCCGCGCTGGTCCGCGACCGCCGCGTGGTGGTCCGGGTCGTCCCGACCCACGCCTACGGCATGCTCCGCTGA